The genomic interval TGGTCGCGTCGGTGTTGCTGGGGTTCGCCCCGCTCCAGTTGAACGGCCCCGGGGGGTTCATCCAGAACCCGGTCAGGGCGACGTTCTTCTGGGTGTACCTGCCCATGTACATCAACTTCGTCCCGCTGACGATCTTCTACGAGTGGAACCAGCGCTCGCGCAACGCCATCGTCAAGAACCTCTCGGAGAACCTGCGCAAACTGGCTTCGGCGAACGACACGGGGATGACGCTGCTCGAATCGATCAAAGTCGTCTCCGAGACCTCTTCGGGAAAGCTCTCCGAGGAGTTCGAGACGATCCACGCGAAGGTCAACTACGGGACCAGCCTGAAACAGTCGCTCAGGGAGTTCAACAACAAGTACCACGTCCCGCGGCTGGCACGCACGGTGAAACTGATCGCCGAGGCACAGGAGGCGTCCAGCCAGATTCAGGACGTGCTGTCGACGGCCGCACAGGCCTCCGAGAACCAGGACGACATCGATCGCGATCGGAAGTCCCGGACCAGGATGCAAGTTGTCATCATTCTTATGACGTATCTCACGCTGCTCGGCGTGATGGCACTGCTGAAGACACAGTTCCTCGACGTGATGTCGGGACTGGCGACCCAGGCGTCGGGATCGAGCGGTTCGGGCGCTGGCGGCGGGCAGTTCGGCGGGAACGTCGACACGCAGGCGCTGTCGATGTTGTTCTTCCACGCGGTGACGCTGCAGGCGCTCCTCTCGTCGTTCATCGCCGGATATATACGCGAGGTGAAAATAGCGGCGGGTGTCAAGTTCGCGGTCGTCCTCCAGACGATCGCGCTCGCGGTGTGGATCGCGGTGGGGTAACCTATCTGGTGGTCATATGAACGAGAGGGGACAAACGCCACAGGACTTCGCCGTGGGGGCGAGCATACTGCTCGTTACGATTATCGGGGCGTTCGCGTTCATTCAGGGCGGCGCGCTCTCGGTGTACGAAGATCCCGTGACGGAGATCGAACAGCCACAGGCAGACCGGATCGCGTCGTATCTCGTCGAGAACTACAGCGTCGGAGACCAGCGCAACATCGTCTTACACAACGAGTCCGGCGGTCTCAATAGAACGCTGTCGAACGACACGGAGCTTGCGAACCTCACCGCACACGCGGCGGTCAACGTCTCGTCGTCCCGACGGACGGACCCGACGCTCAACGTGAGTATCGTGAACAACTCGACGCTGCAGTCCGGACAACTCCGGCCGGCCAGAGCGGGGAGCAAGACGCTGGCGTGGGGTGAAGCGTACGACAACCAAACCGCGTCGACCTCGACGCGAGTGATCAGGCTCCGGAACGACAGGGTCACCTGTGAGCCGGTCTGCTGGCTGGTGGTGCGTGCATGGTGAGCGGCCGCCGCGGCCAGGCGTACACGCTCGAAGGCGTCCTGGCGGCGATCCTCGTGATCTCGGCGACGGTGTTCGGGATCACGTCCATCGACACCCGTGCGTGGGAAGACGGAACCCGAGAGGAAACCCGGCGGCTCGAAACCCGGGCCGACGACCTCCTCACGGTCGGTAAGAACACGGGCGCGCTGGAGAACGCCATCCTGTGTTACAACTCCGGTCGGACGCGGATCAACGGGAACAACTCCAGCCGTCCCGCGGAGTTCGAGCGGATGCTCAACCTGACCTTCGACTCCCGGGGCGAGCAGTACAACATCTACTTCAACTATCTCAACGAGACCGGCGAGCAGCGTGTGACGGAACTGGTCTCGGAGAACTCGCCCGCGAGCGCGAACCGGCCGTCGACCGGTGCCGCGGTCGCGACACGGACCGTCGCCCTGACCGACAACATGTCGGTGCGCACTAACTCGCCGTCGAACGCCTGCGGAAACGCGGGACCGCGCGTGAAATCGTTATCGAGCTTCTACATCCCCGATGCCGACAACAACACACGACTGTACAATCTGGTGGAGGTGCGACTGATCGTATGGTGAGCACTGCCGATACTCGGGGCCAGCTGTTGCTCGTCGGCGGGATCGCGATCGCGATCGTGTTCCTGCTGTCGATCATCCTGACCAACAGCCTCGTCGTGACCACGTACACGGCGACTCCCGAGAGCGCCGACCGGATCGAGGAAGTCGAGGACCGCGAGACGGCCGTCCGGCAGGATCTCACGACCGTCGCCGCGGCGGTCCGCAACAACACGACGTTCTCGAACTTCAACTCGACGTTCAACACGTCGCTACAGAACTACACGCGTTATCGAACGCGAGTCAGCGGCTCACAGTCGGGCGTCTACATCAACGCGACGTTGAACGCGACGGCTTCGAACGGTGGGTACATCAGGTCGACGCCGTCTATCACCCCGGTCGGGTTCCGCGCCCCGACGCCACCGAACCCCTCCGACTGGGTCGTCGCGGAAGATGTCGACAGCGTCTCTGTGTTCAACTTCACCGCGACGGGTGACTCCGAAGACTTCGTTCTCACCGTCGAGGGTGACAGCGGCGACGTGTGGGAACTCGAAATCACCGGTTCGAGCGGCTACGGGGAGGTCGTCGTCACACCGCCCGGAGGCACCGCGACGACGGTCTGTTCCAGCACCAGCCCGGGCGAGGACATCGATGTCGATCTCGTCGCGGGGACGTGTACCGTCGGTGGCACTACGTCGACGTTTGCGACTTTCGAGAGCAGCGTCGACGAACCGTACGACGAGATCGCAGTGCAAAAAGGCAACAAGTTCAGGGGCTACGTCTGGTATGCCTCGACGGGCACCTTCTCGAACGGAAAGACAGGTGGCTACCCGGCCACCCCGGCCGTCGACCTCACCTACACCGGTCCACAGACCAGTTACAACCGGACGATCGTACTGGAGAACGAGACATGATCGGGCGACTGTTCGCCGACAGTCGTGGCGTCTCGCCGGCGGTCACGCAGGCGCTGACCATCGGTATCTCGACCGTGTTGGTCACCGGCCTGTTGATCGGTGGCGGGGCGCTCGTCGACGGCCAGACCGAAGACATCGCTCGTGAAGGGCTGATCGACATCGGGTCCGGCGTCGCGACCGATCTGGTTCGACTCGACCAGTTCAACACGTCGACGCTGAACGCCGATGTCGAGTTCCGGTCACGCTATCCCGAACGGGTCGCCGGCCAGCAGTACCGGATCACGCTCGTTCCGACGAGCAGTCAGACCAAGATCTACGTCAACTCGACCGTGGAAGACTACTCGACGGTCGTCCGCTTCGAGAACCAGAGCCGCGTCTGCCCGGGGACCGCCGACGGCGGCACGGTCACGGTCCGGTTCGACACGTCGAGTGGCGCACAGTGCATGGAGATCGAAGACTAATGCTGGGAGACACGCCTGATAGCACCCGGCGCGCGGTCTCGGATCTGATCGCGTTCACGCTCGTGTTCAGTATCATCATCAGTTCGATCGGCTTTCTCACCGTCGGTGGGTTCACCGCACTGGAAGGCGTCAGGGACGGCGCCGAGACGAACACCGCCGAAGCGACGATGGTCGGCTACGCGGAGACGCTGGCCGACCACAGAAACGAGCGTGCGCCGCGGCGCGAGACGACGATCAAGCTCCAGGGCCATTCGCTCAGCCGACAATCGTCGTCGTTCGTCGTCGATGTCGCGGGCGTCTCGGGCACACAGACGATCTCGACGGGGACACTCGTCAGAACGACGGGCAGTGATACGGACCTGGTGTACACGAGCGGCGCGGTGTTCCGAGCCGACGAAAACGGCGGTGTCCGCGTCGTTCGTGTCCCGCCGTTTCGTTGCGGTACCACCGGTGCCCACCTCTCGTTCGTCCGCGTGACCGGTGACATCAACCAGTCCTCGTCCGGGCGGGTGACTCTCCGGAGCCAACTCCGGAACCGGTCGCTGTACTTCCCGGACCCGTCCTCCGGATCGGCGATCACCACTCGCGTGACTGTGGATGTCTCCGGGACCGAATACCGGACCGCGTGGGAGCGGACGTTCGAGCGCTATCTTGAGTGGTCCGCTACCGGGACGCCCGGCGTGTACGAGTGTGCGGGGATCGACCAGGCTGTCGTCGAGAACACGTCTATCGACATCCAGGCGATCTCCTGATCGTCACACCTGGGGTCCGATCGGTCGCTTTCGTCCCGCCTTCGGGCGGTCCCGTCCGGCAGCGCTGCTGTTGATAGTGCTGGTAGACTGTGAGAACTGACGACGAGGACGGAGCCGGGACCGCGCTACGTAGCGGTCACGTTGACGAGATCGGAGTCGACGTTGACCGGCGAGTCCTCGCGCGTACTGACGCCGTCGGGGACTTTCTGGAGGAACAACTCGCCGCTACTGGTAACCGTCGGCCCGCTCTGTGCGCTCTGGGTGTCGTTGTAGACGAGTATCTCGTAGTCGTAGGTGTTCCCGGTCGAGAGCGCACTGACATCGAAGCCGTACTGCGTCGGCTGGGTCGCGCTGGTGTACACCGTGTCGGTCTTCGAATCGTCGACGACCGTCCCCCCTCCGCCGTCGGTGATCCGCAGGCGGACTTCCCGCTCGTCGCTCACGACACCGACGTTCTCGACGCCGACGTTGAGTCGGGAGATCCGTCCGCGGCGGATGATCTGTGTCCCCGGCGTGTAGTTTTTCGTCCCGATGTTGATGTTCGTGGGCGTGACACGCGAGTGGCCGATCTCGATCGACTGGTTCGCACTCGTCGTGTTGGGCGTCACCACGTAGTAGTTGTACGTCCCCTCACGGCCCGGGGTCGCGGTGATCTCGAAGTCCAGTTCCTTGTTGTTGCCCGACGGAATCGTGTGAGTCTCGGTCACGGTGTAGCTCGTCCCGGTGTCGGTGTTCTCGTAGACCAGCGTCACGTCCATGTCGGTCCCGTCTTCGCTCCCAGTGTTGTCGACGCGTGCCCTGATGACTGGGTTGCTGTCGTCGGTGTCGTCGGAACCGGCGTTGATCTCGGCGGCTGCCGGGCCTTCGAGTTTCGTCACCTGATAGTAGGGACCGCTGGTACTTCCGATCCGTAGCTGCTGTGTCTGTGCGTCGTCGACAGTTCCGTCGGTCCCTGCGACCTCGACCTCCCAGTTGTAGGTGCCCGGAGTGTAGCTCGTCGTCGGCAGGGTGAGTGTCACGTCCGTCTCCTCGCCGGGCTGGAGAACGCTCGTGCTCACCGGGCTCTGTGAAGCGCCCGCAAACGCCGGATAGACAGTCGCCTGGCCGGCCTTCTCGCCGGTGTTCTCGATGGTCACGTCGACGTTGGTGCCGGCGCCACTGGGGCTTGTGACCAGTGCCGGTGCGTCTACGTCGGTGATGTTGAACGTCGCGGGCTGGACGTTCTCACGCTCCGTACTCACGACTTTCAGCGACACGACGGCGTCGTTGTAGTCCGGATCGTTCGGTCCGGCGGCGTTCTCTGCGCTCGCGTTTTCCTTCGAGAGCTCGTACATGAAGATGTACTGGTCTTCCGCGAGCTGGAGGTTCCCGTCGCCGTCGAGGCTCGCGTTGACCGTATCGAGCATCTGGTTCAGTTCGAGCTGGTACCAGTCGGCCTGTCCGGGCGCGGGTGCCGGGTCGCCGTTGCCGAGGATGACGACGTTGCTGGAACTCTTCGTATCCGTAATCTCGATCCGTTCGCGGCCTCTGTCGTCACACACCTGGCCACCCAACCGGTAGCCGTTCCGGTCGTGTGTGTAGTAGTTCCCGTTATCGTCGGAATAATCGTAATCGTTACAGTTGTACGACGTTCCCCAGATAGAGAGTTCCGACCCGGCGCTGACGGTCATCCGCTCGACGTACGGGTTCGGTATATCGGGCTGGTACATCCGCTGTTCCGCGTGTGGGTGGTTGATGTTCCCGTTGTACTCGCTCGTCCATAGCGGGGTGACTTCGGACATGGTGTCGTTTTCGACGTACGTCCGGACCGTCGTCGGGGCCGAGAACTCCCACAAGTTCCCGTTGGGGCCCCGGGTCAGTCCCTCGAGTTCCGCACCGCCTGCGACGATCTTGATTCGGGCGTTCTTGGTGAACTCCAGGAACTCACTGCCGTCACTGTCTTGATTTTCCTCGACACCGGACCCCTGCTCTCTCACCTCCAGAATCTGGCCCAGGCTGCCGTTGTCGGTCTCGACCTCGATCGTGTTCTGGCCCAACTCGAACCGGCTCGAGTCGTTCTCGACGGTCGTCACGAACCGCTCTGTCGTCGTCTGGCCCGGGCTCAGCGTCACGTCCCACGCTTCGAGATCGGTGTTCGTCCGCTCGTTGTCCAGATCGATCGTCTGTTCGTCGGTCGTGCCGCCGCTGTTGGTCACGGTGACGTTGATCGCGACATCGTTGGTCCGTCTGACGCTGCTGGGGTCGAGTTCCAGGCGCTGGATGACGAAGTTCGGCGCCGCGTTGCCGGCTTTGACGTAGAACGTGCTCCGCTGGGTCTGGTTGGGCGTCGTGACTGTCAGACTGTACGACCCTGTACTGGGGAACGTGTGTGAGACCGTTCGGGTGACGGTACTCGAATCGGACAGCGTCTCAGTCGCGTTGGTGGTGGCGACGACTGTGTCGGTGTCCTCGTTCTTGATCGTCGCGTTGACGGAGCCGGTCATCGTCTGGTTGCCGGCGTTCTGGACCGTCGCCGAGAACACCTTCGTCTCGCCCCGTGTCGGCGTGTCGTAGACGACGTTGGTGATGTCGAACCGACCGGGCGGGCCGACGACGAACGGTCGCTGCATCGAGTCGCTCCCGACGCTGAACTTCAGTTGATGCATACCCGGACGGTCGATCGGGAGCGCATCGCTCACGTCGGTGCTGACGTTCTCGCCTGGATGGATGGTCGCGTTCCAGGTGGTGTCCGGTTGGCCGGTGACCTCGAGTCTGAGCGTCGCTGTCTTCGTCATCCCGCCCGTGTTCTCGACCCAGACGTGCCCGTTGGACGCATTTCCGACGGTCGTCCCGCTGGAGATGTTCTCCGCGGAGAACTGGGCGTTCGGTGTGGCCGTGGGGCTGTTGAACTGGACCTTCGCGGTCGAGTTCGTATCTGCTGCGACCGTGACGTTGTGCGGGCTCCCGGGGACGATATCGCTGCTGTCGAGCGTGAACGTGACTGTCTTCGTCTGCTTCCCGTTGAGCGTCACGTCGGTGTCTGTCGTGGCCGTCCCGTTGTGATAATCGAACGTGACTTCGTCGGTCCCACTCAGTCCCCCCACGTTCGTGACCTCGGCGGTGACCTCGTAGTTCGATCCGGGACCTGGTGTCACGGTGACGTTCTCGGCCCTGAAATCGGGGTCGGACACGTCGCCGAGTTCGAATTTGATCGTGACGTTGTCGTAGGGGCCGGCAGGTGCCCCGCCGTCGACGCTCACGCTCACACGCCTGTCGTCGTAGTTGTCACGGGCCCAGCTCGCCCAGGCGCGGGCGAACGTGCTGTTACTGATCTTCAGCGACGCGTTGTCGACCGCCGTCGGCGAGCAGGCGGGGTCGCTGTAGAGCTTGCCGGTGATCTCACGTTGCTCGTCCAGTTCCTGCGTGACGTTCGATGTCGCTTTCAGGGTTCCACTGGAGGTGATGTTGCCGGTGACGTTCGTGAACGAGACGGAGAGCGAACCGTTGTTGTAGTTCAGATCCGGCGGCGCGCTCATCACTGCGCCCGCCTCTGTCATCTTCCAGACACCGCCTGCCTCGTAGGCGGTCACCGTCTCTGCCCCGTCGTGTCTGATCGTCCCCATCTGCCGCGGTCCGGTCGAACACACTCCGTTGTCGTTGAGGGTCAGGTTGTACGTCGCGTTCCGGTTGATCGAGACATCCTTGTCGACCTCGTCACTGATCTCGAAGGTCTGGCCCTCCTCGTCGGCCTGCTGGAAGACGCTGTCGACTTTCAGCATCGTCTCCTCGGAGATCTCCTCGTTCGAGTCCGTGTTCAGGTCTTCCACCACCGCCGACCCAGCCAGCAAAACGATAGCGATACCGACCGTGACGACACCGATGAGAAGCACCACCGCAACGACGGACGATACCCCACGCTTATCGGCCCCTTTGCGCCCCTCTAAATTCATAATCTGATACTTGACACGCGATAAGTAAATTCTTTCGATAAACTTATGTAACTTTCATAACGATCTCTCGGCGGTAATTCTCGCCTGTTTGATTCCCGTCCCGAGGTGGGTGAGATTCCTGCAGGCCCTGCTCGATCTCCGAACACTCTCTGGGAACGACGAATCGAAGAAATGGACTCGCCGGGATTCCCGCGAACGGAGTGAGCGGGAAGTCGGCGAGGAAACGAACGGATGTGAGTGGACTCGCCGGGATTT from Haloarcula pelagica carries:
- a CDS encoding DUF7287 family protein gives rise to the protein MNERGQTPQDFAVGASILLVTIIGAFAFIQGGALSVYEDPVTEIEQPQADRIASYLVENYSVGDQRNIVLHNESGGLNRTLSNDTELANLTAHAAVNVSSSRRTDPTLNVSIVNNSTLQSGQLRPARAGSKTLAWGEAYDNQTASTSTRVIRLRNDRVTCEPVCWLVVRAW
- a CDS encoding DUF7288 family protein — translated: MVSGRRGQAYTLEGVLAAILVISATVFGITSIDTRAWEDGTREETRRLETRADDLLTVGKNTGALENAILCYNSGRTRINGNNSSRPAEFERMLNLTFDSRGEQYNIYFNYLNETGEQRVTELVSENSPASANRPSTGAAVATRTVALTDNMSVRTNSPSNACGNAGPRVKSLSSFYIPDADNNTRLYNLVEVRLIVW
- a CDS encoding DUF7266 family protein — encoded protein: MIGRLFADSRGVSPAVTQALTIGISTVLVTGLLIGGGALVDGQTEDIAREGLIDIGSGVATDLVRLDQFNTSTLNADVEFRSRYPERVAGQQYRITLVPTSSQTKIYVNSTVEDYSTVVRFENQSRVCPGTADGGTVTVRFDTSSGAQCMEIED
- a CDS encoding DUF7289 family protein; protein product: MLGDTPDSTRRAVSDLIAFTLVFSIIISSIGFLTVGGFTALEGVRDGAETNTAEATMVGYAETLADHRNERAPRRETTIKLQGHSLSRQSSSFVVDVAGVSGTQTISTGTLVRTTGSDTDLVYTSGAVFRADENGGVRVVRVPPFRCGTTGAHLSFVRVTGDINQSSSGRVTLRSQLRNRSLYFPDPSSGSAITTRVTVDVSGTEYRTAWERTFERYLEWSATGTPGVYECAGIDQAVVENTSIDIQAIS